In Bufo gargarizans isolate SCDJY-AF-19 chromosome 6, ASM1485885v1, whole genome shotgun sequence, a single genomic region encodes these proteins:
- the LOC122939797 gene encoding zinc finger protein 383-like isoform X2 — MDMTGEDYMSMKKEFTDYVTHQNKFHESGKFDKPQKSITVPPPQSHVHERNNEQKILDLTNKIIELLTGEVPIRCQDVTVYFSVEEWEYLEEHKALYKDVMETHQPFTLPYGSSTICTPEKCPTPHFKEEDDKMHPYYEDLLMSQVIVGSQVEDDDDEVCMMSGKQCKEEETPMCIHPDASSSINSLDKQYTLYEHFEMGDDVVQYPQVEYPVLLHFSPFGPSAHASSDVLNVTDYVTLNSESSNLVLSQETEPGDISTLSKDISGPKAGKRLFTCGECGKSLTRKENLISHQRIHTGEKPFCCPKCGKCFKKTSHLSKHLQIHTGEKPFSCSECGKTFAWKGDLVVHERIHSGEKPYSCSECGKCFSIKSYLVKHQRIHTGEKPYSCPECGKCFSSSSNVLLHRKIHAGQKPHVCAECGKCFVWKSDLVNHQRIHTGEKPYECPECQKSFSSISYFVKHQRIHTGEKPYPCSECSKSFYSRSNLVLHQKTHTGEKPFSCSECNRCFAWKTDFVKHQRFHTGEKPFECPECGKRFMTKPELNDHKKIHTGEKPFSCSECGKGFVQKARLLKHELLHTKTDT, encoded by the exons atggacatgactggagag GACTATATGTCTATGAAAAAAGAATTTACTGATTATGTGACACATCAAAACAAGTTCCATGAGTCAGGAAAGTTTGACAAACCCCAGAAATCCATAACTGTGCCACCACCTCAGTCACATGTACACGAGAGGAacaatgagcagaagatcctagacctCACCAACAAGATCATTGAGCTGCTCACTGGAGAG GTTCccataaggtgtcaggatgtcacagtttatttttctgtggaggagtgggagtatttagaagaacacaaggctctgtacaaggacgtcatggAGACCCACCAGCCCTTCACATTACCAT ATGGATCTAGTACAATATGTACACCAGAGAAATGTCCTACTCCCCACTTTAAAGAAGAAGACGATAAAATGCATCCATATTATGAG gaTCTTCTCATGAGTCAAGTCATAGTTGGATCACAGgttgaggatgatgatgatgaggtgtGCATGATGAGTGGCAAGCAGTGTAAGGAGGAGGAGACTCCGATGTGTATTCATCCAG ATGCATCTTCCTCAATTAACAGTTTAGACAaacagtatacattatatgaaCATTTCGAAATGGGAGATGATGTGGTCCAATATCCTCAAGTCGAATATCCTGTACTCTTGCATTTCAGCCCCTTTGGTCCTAGTGCACACGCATCATCTGATGTCCTAAATGTCACTGATTATGTGACTCTCAACTCTGAATCTTCCAATCTAGTTCTAAGTCAAGAAACAGAACCTGGAGACATTTCAACTTTGTCAAAAGACATTTCAGGTCCAAAGGCTGGGAAAAGGTTATTTACCTGTGGAGAATGTGGGAAAAGCCTAACCCGGAAAGAAAATCTCATTtcccatcagagaattcacactgggGAGAAACCATTTTGTTGTCccaaatgtgggaaatgttttaagaaaACTTCACATCTGTCAAAGCATCTACAGATTCACACTggtgagaagccattttcttgttctgaatgtgggaaaacATTTGCCTGGAAAGGAGATCTAGTTGTCCATGAGAGAATCCACTCAGGtgaaaagccatattcatgttcagaatgtggcaaatgtttctCCATCAAGTCCTACCTAGTCAAGCATCAGAGAATCCACACTGGAGAGAAACCATACTCCTGCCctgaatgtggcaaatgtttctCATCAAGTTCAAATGTTCTGCTGCATCGGAAAATTCATGCTGGGCAGAAGCCACATGTGTGCGCTGAATGCGGAAAGTGTTTTGTATGGAAATCTGATCTCGTCAACCACCAGAGGATCCACACAGGAGAAAAACCTTATGAGTGTCCCGAGTGTCAGAAATCATTTTCAAGCATCTCATATTTTGTAAAACATCAGAGGATTCACACAGGGGAAAAACCATATCCATGTTCTGAGTGCAGTAAATCTTTCTACTCCAGATCAAATCTGGTTTTACATCAGAAAACacatacaggggagaagccattttcctgtTCTGAATGCAATCGGTGCTTTGCGTGGAAGACAGACTTTGTAAAACATCAGAGGTTTCACACGGGGGAAAAACCTTTTGAATGCCCTGAATGTGGAAAACGTTTTATGACCAAGCCAGAACTAAACGATCATAAAAAAATTCACActggagagaaaccattttcatgctcagaatgtggaaagGGATTTGTTCAGAAGGCACGACTTCTGAAACATGAACTCTTACACACAAAAACTGACACATAG
- the LOC122939797 gene encoding zinc finger protein 383-like isoform X1, giving the protein MDQDRSHMTERILSLTLEIIYLLTGNDYMSMKKEFTDYVTHQNKFHESGKFDKPQKSITVPPPQSHVHERNNEQKILDLTNKIIELLTGEVPIRCQDVTVYFSVEEWEYLEEHKALYKDVMETHQPFTLPYGSSTICTPEKCPTPHFKEEDDKMHPYYEDLLMSQVIVGSQVEDDDDEVCMMSGKQCKEEETPMCIHPDASSSINSLDKQYTLYEHFEMGDDVVQYPQVEYPVLLHFSPFGPSAHASSDVLNVTDYVTLNSESSNLVLSQETEPGDISTLSKDISGPKAGKRLFTCGECGKSLTRKENLISHQRIHTGEKPFCCPKCGKCFKKTSHLSKHLQIHTGEKPFSCSECGKTFAWKGDLVVHERIHSGEKPYSCSECGKCFSIKSYLVKHQRIHTGEKPYSCPECGKCFSSSSNVLLHRKIHAGQKPHVCAECGKCFVWKSDLVNHQRIHTGEKPYECPECQKSFSSISYFVKHQRIHTGEKPYPCSECSKSFYSRSNLVLHQKTHTGEKPFSCSECNRCFAWKTDFVKHQRFHTGEKPFECPECGKRFMTKPELNDHKKIHTGEKPFSCSECGKGFVQKARLLKHELLHTKTDT; this is encoded by the exons GACTATATGTCTATGAAAAAAGAATTTACTGATTATGTGACACATCAAAACAAGTTCCATGAGTCAGGAAAGTTTGACAAACCCCAGAAATCCATAACTGTGCCACCACCTCAGTCACATGTACACGAGAGGAacaatgagcagaagatcctagacctCACCAACAAGATCATTGAGCTGCTCACTGGAGAG GTTCccataaggtgtcaggatgtcacagtttatttttctgtggaggagtgggagtatttagaagaacacaaggctctgtacaaggacgtcatggAGACCCACCAGCCCTTCACATTACCAT ATGGATCTAGTACAATATGTACACCAGAGAAATGTCCTACTCCCCACTTTAAAGAAGAAGACGATAAAATGCATCCATATTATGAG gaTCTTCTCATGAGTCAAGTCATAGTTGGATCACAGgttgaggatgatgatgatgaggtgtGCATGATGAGTGGCAAGCAGTGTAAGGAGGAGGAGACTCCGATGTGTATTCATCCAG ATGCATCTTCCTCAATTAACAGTTTAGACAaacagtatacattatatgaaCATTTCGAAATGGGAGATGATGTGGTCCAATATCCTCAAGTCGAATATCCTGTACTCTTGCATTTCAGCCCCTTTGGTCCTAGTGCACACGCATCATCTGATGTCCTAAATGTCACTGATTATGTGACTCTCAACTCTGAATCTTCCAATCTAGTTCTAAGTCAAGAAACAGAACCTGGAGACATTTCAACTTTGTCAAAAGACATTTCAGGTCCAAAGGCTGGGAAAAGGTTATTTACCTGTGGAGAATGTGGGAAAAGCCTAACCCGGAAAGAAAATCTCATTtcccatcagagaattcacactgggGAGAAACCATTTTGTTGTCccaaatgtgggaaatgttttaagaaaACTTCACATCTGTCAAAGCATCTACAGATTCACACTggtgagaagccattttcttgttctgaatgtgggaaaacATTTGCCTGGAAAGGAGATCTAGTTGTCCATGAGAGAATCCACTCAGGtgaaaagccatattcatgttcagaatgtggcaaatgtttctCCATCAAGTCCTACCTAGTCAAGCATCAGAGAATCCACACTGGAGAGAAACCATACTCCTGCCctgaatgtggcaaatgtttctCATCAAGTTCAAATGTTCTGCTGCATCGGAAAATTCATGCTGGGCAGAAGCCACATGTGTGCGCTGAATGCGGAAAGTGTTTTGTATGGAAATCTGATCTCGTCAACCACCAGAGGATCCACACAGGAGAAAAACCTTATGAGTGTCCCGAGTGTCAGAAATCATTTTCAAGCATCTCATATTTTGTAAAACATCAGAGGATTCACACAGGGGAAAAACCATATCCATGTTCTGAGTGCAGTAAATCTTTCTACTCCAGATCAAATCTGGTTTTACATCAGAAAACacatacaggggagaagccattttcctgtTCTGAATGCAATCGGTGCTTTGCGTGGAAGACAGACTTTGTAAAACATCAGAGGTTTCACACGGGGGAAAAACCTTTTGAATGCCCTGAATGTGGAAAACGTTTTATGACCAAGCCAGAACTAAACGATCATAAAAAAATTCACActggagagaaaccattttcatgctcagaatgtggaaagGGATTTGTTCAGAAGGCACGACTTCTGAAACATGAACTCTTACACACAAAAACTGACACATAG
- the LOC122939797 gene encoding zinc finger protein 383-like isoform X3, translated as MTGEDYMSMKKEFTDYVTHQNKFHESGKFDKPQKSITVPPPQSHVHERNNEQKILDLTNKIIELLTGEVPIRCQDVTVYFSVEEWEYLEEHKALYKDVMETHQPFTLPYGSSTICTPEKCPTPHFKEEDDKMHPYYEDLLMSQVIVGSQVEDDDDEVCMMSGKQCKEEETPMCIHPDASSSINSLDKQYTLYEHFEMGDDVVQYPQVEYPVLLHFSPFGPSAHASSDVLNVTDYVTLNSESSNLVLSQETEPGDISTLSKDISGPKAGKRLFTCGECGKSLTRKENLISHQRIHTGEKPFCCPKCGKCFKKTSHLSKHLQIHTGEKPFSCSECGKTFAWKGDLVVHERIHSGEKPYSCSECGKCFSIKSYLVKHQRIHTGEKPYSCPECGKCFSSSSNVLLHRKIHAGQKPHVCAECGKCFVWKSDLVNHQRIHTGEKPYECPECQKSFSSISYFVKHQRIHTGEKPYPCSECSKSFYSRSNLVLHQKTHTGEKPFSCSECNRCFAWKTDFVKHQRFHTGEKPFECPECGKRFMTKPELNDHKKIHTGEKPFSCSECGKGFVQKARLLKHELLHTKTDT; from the exons GACTATATGTCTATGAAAAAAGAATTTACTGATTATGTGACACATCAAAACAAGTTCCATGAGTCAGGAAAGTTTGACAAACCCCAGAAATCCATAACTGTGCCACCACCTCAGTCACATGTACACGAGAGGAacaatgagcagaagatcctagacctCACCAACAAGATCATTGAGCTGCTCACTGGAGAG GTTCccataaggtgtcaggatgtcacagtttatttttctgtggaggagtgggagtatttagaagaacacaaggctctgtacaaggacgtcatggAGACCCACCAGCCCTTCACATTACCAT ATGGATCTAGTACAATATGTACACCAGAGAAATGTCCTACTCCCCACTTTAAAGAAGAAGACGATAAAATGCATCCATATTATGAG gaTCTTCTCATGAGTCAAGTCATAGTTGGATCACAGgttgaggatgatgatgatgaggtgtGCATGATGAGTGGCAAGCAGTGTAAGGAGGAGGAGACTCCGATGTGTATTCATCCAG ATGCATCTTCCTCAATTAACAGTTTAGACAaacagtatacattatatgaaCATTTCGAAATGGGAGATGATGTGGTCCAATATCCTCAAGTCGAATATCCTGTACTCTTGCATTTCAGCCCCTTTGGTCCTAGTGCACACGCATCATCTGATGTCCTAAATGTCACTGATTATGTGACTCTCAACTCTGAATCTTCCAATCTAGTTCTAAGTCAAGAAACAGAACCTGGAGACATTTCAACTTTGTCAAAAGACATTTCAGGTCCAAAGGCTGGGAAAAGGTTATTTACCTGTGGAGAATGTGGGAAAAGCCTAACCCGGAAAGAAAATCTCATTtcccatcagagaattcacactgggGAGAAACCATTTTGTTGTCccaaatgtgggaaatgttttaagaaaACTTCACATCTGTCAAAGCATCTACAGATTCACACTggtgagaagccattttcttgttctgaatgtgggaaaacATTTGCCTGGAAAGGAGATCTAGTTGTCCATGAGAGAATCCACTCAGGtgaaaagccatattcatgttcagaatgtggcaaatgtttctCCATCAAGTCCTACCTAGTCAAGCATCAGAGAATCCACACTGGAGAGAAACCATACTCCTGCCctgaatgtggcaaatgtttctCATCAAGTTCAAATGTTCTGCTGCATCGGAAAATTCATGCTGGGCAGAAGCCACATGTGTGCGCTGAATGCGGAAAGTGTTTTGTATGGAAATCTGATCTCGTCAACCACCAGAGGATCCACACAGGAGAAAAACCTTATGAGTGTCCCGAGTGTCAGAAATCATTTTCAAGCATCTCATATTTTGTAAAACATCAGAGGATTCACACAGGGGAAAAACCATATCCATGTTCTGAGTGCAGTAAATCTTTCTACTCCAGATCAAATCTGGTTTTACATCAGAAAACacatacaggggagaagccattttcctgtTCTGAATGCAATCGGTGCTTTGCGTGGAAGACAGACTTTGTAAAACATCAGAGGTTTCACACGGGGGAAAAACCTTTTGAATGCCCTGAATGTGGAAAACGTTTTATGACCAAGCCAGAACTAAACGATCATAAAAAAATTCACActggagagaaaccattttcatgctcagaatgtggaaagGGATTTGTTCAGAAGGCACGACTTCTGAAACATGAACTCTTACACACAAAAACTGACACATAG